The following are encoded together in the Thalassolituus oleivorans MIL-1 genome:
- a CDS encoding TRAP transporter TatT component family protein: MPDSINDPTYPQTPKRQVSGFSETVTLTGVQSVLQISIVPDMKSILTIGLCLLMAACSVGRLPNNLSRSMMNQDDPAVVAAGAPAYLLLLDALVLTYPDDEDFLLAASRLYGAYAGVFAQDEEQAKSMAEKAMTYARRALCEYDDDACRLVDGPADALNNALYSDYDSDDIAVFYAFASAWAGWIQANTDDWNAIAQLSKVTTLMTWVASHDPAYDNATVQVYLGVLETQLPPSLGGKPEAGRAHFERAIELTDGHNLMAKVLFAKQYARLMFEQELHDRLLQETLSTDPHFEGLTLINRLAQRQAHILLAESADYFE; this comes from the coding sequence ATGCCTGATTCGATCAATGACCCGACCTATCCCCAGACACCTAAGCGACAAGTGTCTGGGTTTAGTGAAACCGTCACCCTAACCGGTGTACAATCCGTGCTCCAAATCTCAATAGTGCCTGACATGAAATCGATTTTGACCATAGGGTTGTGCCTATTAATGGCCGCCTGCTCTGTCGGCAGACTGCCGAATAATCTCTCTCGTTCCATGATGAACCAAGATGATCCTGCCGTAGTAGCCGCTGGCGCACCCGCCTACCTACTTTTACTCGACGCCTTGGTTCTGACCTATCCCGATGATGAAGACTTCTTGCTAGCCGCCTCACGTTTGTATGGTGCATATGCCGGTGTATTTGCCCAAGATGAAGAGCAAGCTAAATCAATGGCCGAGAAGGCTATGACCTATGCTCGTCGCGCTCTTTGCGAATACGATGATGACGCTTGTCGCCTCGTGGACGGCCCTGCTGATGCGCTCAATAACGCTTTGTATTCAGACTACGATAGCGACGACATTGCCGTTTTTTATGCCTTCGCGTCCGCTTGGGCGGGTTGGATTCAAGCAAACACCGACGACTGGAATGCCATTGCGCAGTTATCAAAAGTAACTACCTTGATGACTTGGGTCGCAAGCCATGATCCGGCCTATGACAATGCCACAGTACAAGTCTATTTAGGCGTATTAGAAACCCAACTCCCGCCATCATTAGGTGGAAAACCAGAAGCAGGTCGAGCGCACTTTGAACGCGCGATTGAATTAACCGATGGTCACAATTTGATGGCCAAGGTACTGTTTGCGAAACAATACGCTCGTTTGATGTTCGAACAAGAACTGCATGATCGTTTGCTGCAAGAAACTCTCAGTACCGATCCCCATTTTGAAGGCCTAACCTTGATCAATCGTTTAGCACAACGCCAAGCGCATATTTTGCTGGCTGAATCCGCTGATTACTTTGAGTGA
- the dctP gene encoding TRAP transporter substrate-binding protein DctP, giving the protein MKLLTPVLLVLSLLATSAQAATLKIATLAPDGTSWMKLFREAAAEIKTETEGRVNVKYFPGGVQGSDKSVLRKMQIRQLQGGAVASGAFAQIASSTQLYSLPFTFRNLEEVRAIREEFDPYIIQDLAKNGYVVLGISEGGFAYLMSNKAIRTSSDVQDRKVWVPEGDMISQTTFENGGVSPIALPVSDVYTSLQTGLIDTVAVNPSTSIALQWHTKLDYATDYPLVFLIGMMVVDDSAFKKISTADQATVKRVMAATFAKMDAQNEIDEAGARQALAQNGIEFVELTEADKTAWQALAKGAVAALADKNVYPVDLYKKLQQRLIELRQAK; this is encoded by the coding sequence ATGAAATTACTAACACCCGTTCTATTAGTCTTAAGTTTACTGGCCACTAGCGCACAAGCTGCAACGTTAAAAATTGCAACACTGGCGCCTGATGGTACTAGCTGGATGAAGCTATTCCGTGAAGCCGCCGCTGAAATCAAGACCGAAACGGAAGGTCGTGTAAACGTTAAATATTTCCCAGGCGGCGTACAAGGCAGCGACAAGAGCGTACTGCGTAAAATGCAGATCCGCCAACTGCAAGGCGGTGCTGTTGCCTCTGGCGCATTCGCGCAAATCGCCTCGTCTACTCAGCTCTATAGCCTGCCATTCACCTTCCGCAATTTAGAAGAAGTACGTGCAATTCGTGAAGAGTTCGATCCGTACATTATTCAAGATCTAGCGAAAAATGGTTATGTGGTACTCGGCATATCGGAAGGCGGATTCGCTTACCTGATGTCAAATAAAGCCATCCGCACGTCAAGCGATGTGCAAGATCGCAAAGTTTGGGTGCCGGAAGGCGATATGATCAGCCAAACAACCTTCGAAAACGGTGGCGTATCCCCCATCGCGCTGCCTGTTTCGGATGTGTATACCAGCTTACAAACCGGTTTAATTGATACGGTTGCCGTTAATCCTTCGACTTCGATTGCTTTGCAGTGGCATACCAAACTCGATTACGCCACTGATTATCCTCTGGTATTTTTGATCGGCATGATGGTCGTCGATGACTCTGCCTTTAAGAAAATTAGCACTGCCGATCAGGCAACCGTAAAACGCGTTATGGCTGCAACCTTCGCTAAAATGGATGCGCAAAACGAGATTGATGAAGCTGGTGCACGCCAAGCGTTGGCACAAAATGGTATCGAATTCGTAGAGCTGACCGAAGCCGACAAAACTGCATGGCAAGCATTGGCCAAAGGCGCAGTTGCCGCACTTGCCGATAAGAACGTTTACCCCGTCGATTTGTACAAAAAGCTGCAACAGCGCCTCATAGAATTGCGTCAGGCCAAATAA
- a CDS encoding TRAP transporter small permease, with product MKKLVTWVHRAEDSLLVLLLLAMILLAGFDILARSLFGGGVSWIPPLLRVLVLWLGLLGALLATRTREHIAIDLINRLAGPKTKRLMTVVTLSFAAVICGIIAWHSYAFLAVSRDFGDIAFAQIPAWPLQAIIPFSFALMGLRFIAQSLDTAINGLEEQA from the coding sequence ATGAAAAAACTCGTAACTTGGGTGCATCGAGCAGAAGACAGCCTACTAGTGCTACTCCTACTCGCGATGATTTTACTGGCGGGATTCGATATTCTCGCCCGCTCGTTGTTTGGCGGCGGTGTCAGCTGGATTCCGCCCTTGTTACGAGTTTTAGTGCTATGGCTGGGGCTGCTTGGAGCTCTGTTGGCAACTCGCACGCGTGAGCACATTGCTATAGATCTTATTAATCGCTTAGCCGGACCTAAAACCAAACGTCTAATGACGGTAGTGACGCTCAGCTTTGCTGCAGTTATTTGCGGCATTATTGCTTGGCATAGCTATGCATTCCTCGCAGTATCACGTGACTTTGGCGATATCGCGTTTGCCCAAATTCCCGCTTGGCCGCTACAAGCCATTATTCCTTTTAGTTTTGCTTTGATGGGCCTGCGCTTTATCGCGCAGAGCCTAGATACGGCGATTAATGGCTTGGAGGAGCAGGCATGA